The Chryseobacterium shigense genome segment TTTAATACTGCATCATCAGCTGCATTTTTGTAATCTCCTGATTTAAGGAAAGTAATCATCTGATCTTCCATACCTCCTTTGTAACCTTTCAGCATTACACCGTTAAGATCAATGTTTTCATCTGTTCTGGTTGCCGGTGCTGCAGTTGTTGCAGAAGTATCCGTAGAGGTAACAGTGGCAGCCGTATCAGTTGTTGAAGCTGTAGAATCAGTTGTTGTAGTGGTAGTTGTTGTCTGTTTCTTATCACACTGTTTCCAGATGAAATAAGCCGCAGCAATTAAAAGTAAAAGCGGAAGTAACCATTTCCAGATTGAACCTCCGCCATCATTATTGTTTCTGTCAGGATTGGTTCCTGCAGATGTAGTACTTCTTGTAACTTCTATTTTCGGCTCATCCTGTCTTGGAGCTGCTTCTGCATGAGAGCTGCTTCCTCCGAACCAGCTTCCTAAATTTAGGGATGCAAGAGAAAGTCCTGCCGGCAGAAGGGTAGAAATAATTCCTTTTTGGTCACCCAACAGGCTTGAAATACCTGATTGTCCTAAATTATTATCAGCAGCATATTTACCGATAGAACCTACCGTAGCTCCTGTTACTAAATTAAGCAGTGAACTGGAAGAATTATTACTGATTCCTGCATAGGTAGCAATAGCATTTACTATTCCACTAAGCTTATCTCCAAAAATGGATGTCAGCAGAGTGGAAATTATAGGATTGTTAGATGATCCGCCAAGTAAATTTCCTAAAATTCCGCTTGATGACGCATTGGTAATTGCATCCAAAACTCCCGGATTATCCGAATTATTTGCTAATCCTCCAACAACTGCAGGCAAGAGCCCGCCAATTGCTTTAGAAATACCGGATTCGCTTTCTCCGAACTGAGAAGCTGCTTGCGAAATTAAAGCGGGACCTAACTGTCCTTTAATTAAATCAATGACATTTAAAGACATAATAAATTATTTTTTTAGATTAATGTTGCATAAATTTAAACAAAAATCTGTCCAAAAGTCATTTTTTTTGAATATTTATTTAATTTCCTGCATAGCTTTTGAAAATCAGCAAAAAAAATTAGTAGGCTTTTGCGAATAATACACGCCTTTTAGACGGTTTTCCACTTACCAGAGAAATACCTTCTTCAATATCATCATTTAAAGGAATACATCGTATCGTCGCTTTTGTTTCATCTTTAATCTGCTCTTCTTCTTCAGCGGTTCCGTCCCAATGTGCATAAATGAAACCTCCTTTTTCTTCAAGAATCTTCTTGAATTCTTCATAAGTATCAACTTTTGTAATGTTGTCTTTTCTGAAGTTGAATGCTTTTTCATAGATGTCCTTCTGGATAGTCTGCAATAATTCTTCAACATAAGTATCAAGACCTTCGATAGAACGAACTTCTTTGGTAAGATTGTCTCTTCTTGCAATTTCTACAGATTTATTCTCAAGATCTCTGGGTCCCATTGCAATTCTTACAGGAACGCCTTTCAGTTCGTATTCTGCAAATTTCCAACCTGGTTTGTTGTGTGTATCGTCATCGAATTTCACTGAGATTCCTTTAGCTTTTAATTTAGCCTGGATATCAAGTGCCACTTCACTGATCTGTGCCAATTGCTCTTCTCCTTTGAAGATCGGAACAATAACCACCTGGATTGGCGCAAGGGTCGGAGGAAGTACCAGCCCGAAATCATCGGAATGGGTCATAATCAGAGCTCCCATCAAACGTGTGGAGGTTCCCCATGAAGTTGCCCAGGCGTGTTCAATCTTACCTTCTTTATTGGTGAATTTTACATCGAAAGCTTTCGCGAAATTCTGACCCAAGAAGTGAGATGTTCCTGCCTGAAGTGCTTTTCCATCCTGCATCAATGCTTCTATACAGTACGTTTCATCAGCTCCTGCAAATCTTTCAGACGGTGTTTTTAACCCTTTGATAACCGGCATTGCCATGAATTTTTCTGCAAAATCTGCATATACGTCATTCATCTTTTCAGCTTCTTCTATAGCTTCTTCTTTTGTAGCATGGGCTGTATGACCTTCCTGCCACAGGAATTCTGCGGTTCTCAGGAAGAGACGTGTTCTCATTTCCCAACGGACAACGTTGGCCCACTGGTTAATCAATATAGGAAGGTCTCTGTAAGATTGGATCCAGTTTTTATATGTATTCCAGATGATTGCTTCGGAAGTAGGACGTACGATGAGCTCTTCTTCCAGTTTAGCGTCCGGGTCTACAATAAGTTTGTGAGGATTGTCCGGATCTGTTTTTAATCTATAATGGGTAACTACGGCGCATTCTTTAGCAAAACCTTCTGCATTTTTCTCTTCTGCCTCAAACAGGCTTTTGGGCACAAAAAGCGGGAAATAAGCATTAACGTGACCTGTTTCTTTGAATCTTTTATCCATTTCATCACGCATTTTTTCCCAGATTGCATAGCCATATGGTTTAATTACCATACATCCTCGCACTCCAGAGTTTTCAGCTAAGTCAGCTTTTACCACCAACTCATTATACCATTTGCTGTAATCTTCGCTTCTTGAGGTTAATTTTGCCATTATTTTTTAAAATTTTTTTAACTTTTGTTCATTATTGTAATCTAAAAATAAAAATCTATTTTTGATAGATTTTTTTACCAGTGTTTTGGTACATTTTTGGTACAGATTGCAAATATAATTTAAATTAAAAATCTTTACGTTATCATGAAAAGAAATATACATAAAAATTTGCTTGGTATGTTAAAATCCAAAGGGATCTTAGCGATATCAGGTGGATTGTTACTTGTCTCCTGTGGTGCCCAGATGGGAGGATATACAGAGACTGACGGGGTATACTACGACCCTAATAAAGATACGCTGCCAGAAGGAGTGATTATTAATGATGGCGGTAACAGGGTTGGAGAAAACTATGATTATTACCAGGACTCCAATGTCATTCAGAATGCACAGGCCAATTCCAGGGAGCAGGACAATAAATACAATACATGGAGTGATAGTAACTGGAATACAAATGCAACTGATTCAGATTGGGGTGCATTTGCAGGAAACCAGACCAACTATTATGATAATTCCTGGGGATATTCTCCGTGGGGATGGTATGGTTATAGCCCTTATTGGGGCATGAACCGCGGCTGGGGTTGGGGTATGAATTTATCCTGGGGCTGGGGCGGATCGTTCGGCTGGGGCTGGGGTGGCTCATTCGGTTGGGGCTGGGGAAGCCCTTACTGGGGATATGGCTATTCTCCTTACTGGGGTGGATATTATGATCCGTTCTGGGGTGGCGGTTACGGTTACCCATATTGGGGTGGCGGCTATTGGGGTAATGGTTACAGACAATCTTACAGAAGAAGCAGTGGCGGAGGATTCAGTAATCCGGGCCTAACAAATGCGGTTTACAGAACTAATACTTACAGAGGAGGCTTTAGAAACAGCGGAAACGGATTCCGAAACTCATCAACGAACAATGGTTTCAGAAACAGTGGCACAAACAACGGTTTCAGAAATAACGGTTCATATAATAACGGCGGATTCAGACAAGGAAATAGTAACGGAGGGTACAGACCGCAACAGCAGTCTGGAGGATTCCGTAATTCAAACTCTCAACAGAGACCTAATTATAACTCTCAGCCAAACTATAACAACAATGGCGGCTTCAGATCCAATGACGGCGGAGGTTTCAGATCAGGCGGAGGCTTTAATTCCGGAGGCGGAGGCTTCAGAAGCGGAGGTTCTTCAGGCGGCGGTATGAGATCTGGCGGCGGAGGCGGTGGCTTCAGAGGCGGCAGATAATTTCAAACTTAATAACTATTAAAAAAATAATGTTAAAAAAATCTTTAGTATTAATGAGTGTTTCTGCTGCATTTTTTGCACAGGCACAGGATGTTTCCATATTGAGAAATACTGTAGATGTTTATTCCAGCACTCCTATGGTGGGTTCGTCCAAGTTCAATGCAATGGCAGGAGCTAACGGAGCATTAGGTGGTGATGCCAGCGCATTGCTTACCAACCCTGCAGGTTTGGGAGTAGCTATTTCCGGAGAAGCTTCCGGAACGCTATCCATTGCAGGAAATAAAAATAAAAGTACATGGGCAGGATCTGCGGTTGATTACAGCCAAACCAATACGGACCTTGGAAATATCGGAGGAGTAATTGCTTTTCCTTTAATGACGGAATCCGGATGGAAATTTATCAATATCGGGATCAACCATTCCAACCAATCATTAGATAATTACGTAGAGTCTCCGGGAAGTAACGGTCTTATTTATGATTTTGATGTTGATAAAAGTTCATCACTGGCAGGACATGCATATGACAGATATGGAAATCTTTCAAAAACAAGTTTTGGTGTTGGTGCTAACTATAATCATAATGTATACATCGGTGCCGGGTTCAATTTTTTCAATGCTTCAATTGATCAGTCTGATAAGGCAGCCTTCAGATCACTTCAGAATGGCTCTTTAGAATATTTTGACAGACAGAGTACACCTTTTTCAGAAAGATCTTCAGGTTTTTCAGCCTCAGTAGGGGTAATAGGTAAGCTAAGTCCTAATTTCAGAATTGGAGGGGCAATAGAAACTCCTACATTCTGGCGTATAGACAGAGGATATAATTACTATAATGATCCAACCTATGGTGATGGTTCGGATGGTGAATCCAGAGACCTTACGACTCCTCTTAAAGCAACGGTCAGTGCGGCATTTGTTGCCAGTAAAAACTTTTCATTAAATGTGGATTATACATTAGGTTTAACAAGACCTAAATATAAGGTGGTTACCGGTATTGAAAGCGAACTGAACAGCTTCTTTAAAGATAATTATAAAAATACATCAGAGGTAAGAATCGGTGCTGAATACAGATTGAAGCAGCTTAGACTGAGAGGAGGTTATTCTTTTATGTCTAATCCTTTTGATGCTCTCACTGTGAGCAGGTTCAATGCGGATGGGTCTGCCGGAGACCAGTCTTACAGTAATATGCTGCTGAATAACAGAAACCTTGCTTCTTTCGGTCTGGGATACGATTTCAAATCATTCTATATCGATGCATCTTATCAGTATGTAACCACTACATATAGCAATCCTTTCTTAAGAGGTATTGAAACAGGAGATCCTGGTACAGATACTGCTTACTATTCTCCATATAACAATATGACCGATACACCTGGAAATATTATCTCTAGCAACTCATTTGTTGTCTCAGAAGTAAAAAATAACAGGAATAACTTCTTTATTACATTCGGCTGGAAGTTCTAATTCCAGATTGTGTAATGAGTGATTAAATTGAGGCTCCGGATTTCATTCGGAGCTTTTTTTGTGTAAAAAATATTAATGGGAATGTCCTGCCACCGGATGATGATGGAAAAGATGCATAAGCAAGGCCAATGAAACACCAACGATCACAAGTCCGATCTTTATCCAGTCAATATTATGGTTTTTATTGCTTTCAAAAATAATGACGGAAGAGATATGCAGAAAGATTCCTCCTACAATAGCCAGGAAATAAGGCTGCAGATCAGGATTGAAATAATTTCCTAACAGCATTCCCATCGGAGAGGCAAGCGCAAATAAAGCTACAATCAGGAGTGATGGATACGGTGAAGTTCTGGATTCATTTTTCCTGTTGAATAAAAAGGCTCCCAGAATAAAAGAAATAGGAAGGTTATGAAATACAATTCCCAGAAGGTAAGGGGAGAGCTGTTGTTCCTCATTGGCTAAAGGGATTCCCTCTATGAATGCATGGATAAATAATCCTACCATCAATGCCATAGGAAGAATATTGTGTTCACTATGATGATGGAAATGTCCATGCTCGAAACCTTTTGTCAGGGCTTCAAGGATCATCTGAAGCAAAACACCGGCTATAACGAAAATTCCCAGGCTGCTTCCGGCTTCAGAAGTATAAACCTGTGGAAAAACTTCATTCAGGCAGATGGTGATCAGGAATCCGGCACTTAAAACCAGCAGGTTTTTGGCCAGCTTTTCTTTTTTTCCGAAATGCTTGCCCAGAAAGACTCCTGTAATAACGCTTAATATCAGTAAAACAACCGTTATCATACTTTTTTCTTAAATAAATTGATACAGCGTGGTGAAACTTCACGGTCAAATTCATTCAGCTGATAATCGCCCCAGATCTTTACTCTTTCAAAGCCACAGTCTGTTGCATAGGAATTGATAGCTTCCAGAGTATGAAGCTTTACTTTTTCGAAGAAATGATAAGGTCTTCCGTCTGCTTCAAAACGGATATCTTTAATGATATGTCTGCCCTCAATCTTTTTCAGGATTTTAAAATCAATATTACCACGGGTTATGATGGTTTCAGGAACTAAATTTCTCCTTACATATTCTTCATTCAGGTAATCCAGGACAAAATGCCCTCCCGGTTTTAATACATCATAAACCGATTGAAATACTTTTTTGTCATCACTTTCATTATCAAAATACCCGAAGCTGGTAAACAAATTGAATACGGCATCCATAGGATCTGCATCAATGGGGTTCCGCATGTCGTGAACATTGAAAAGAAGAGTCTGGTTTTCAAACTGTTTGTCGAACTCAATGCTTTGCCTGGAAAGATCCAGTCCCAATACGTCATATCCCAGTTTATTCAAAAAAACAGAATGCCTGCCTTTTCCGCATGCCAGATCAATAATCCTGGATGATTGCGGTAACTGAAGGTCTTCAGTAAGTTTTGTAATGAAATTTTCGGCTTCCGTATAGTCTCTGTTACTATAAAGAAGGTGATAATAAGGCGTATCAAACCAAGATTCAAACCATTCCATAATGCAAAAATAACTAAATTTGTGCGGTTAAAAGCAAAGTATTTAAATAATGAAAGATTGAAAAATTCAATTATGAGCAAAATTGAATCCGTAATCTTTTAAGTGTTAAATCATTAAATCTTTTAATCCCTATTTATGAATACAGAAAATCTAAAGATTCAGATAAAGACATTTTTCGGATTGGAGCAGATCCTTTTCGAAGAAATTAAAAAATTAGGCGGAAAAAACGTTGAAGTGAAAAACCGGGCAGTTAATTGTGAAGGAGATCTAGGTTTTCTTTATAAAATTAATTATTCTGCAAGAACAGCATTAAAGATTTTGATTCCTGTTTATGAATTCAAAGCATTCAACCAGCACCAGTTTTACAGTAAACTTTCAGCGTTTGCGTGGGAAGAATATATGGACGTGGACCAGTCTTTCGCGATTGATTCTACAGTAAATTCAGAAACTTTCAAGCATTCCCAGTTTGTTACTCTGAAAATGAAGGATGCCATCGTTGATTATTTTCAGGATAAATTCAAAAGACGCCCGAATGTAGAAACAAAAAGCCCGGATATTAAGTTCCATCTGCATATCGACAGGGAATTGATAACAATCTCTTTAGATTCCTCCGGAGATCCACTGTTTAAAAGAGGATACAGAAAAGAGCAGGGTGAAGCGCCTATCAATGAAGTGCTGGCAAGCGGAATGCTGCAGCTGGCCGGCTGGGATGGTAAAGGAAACTTTTTAGACCCGATGTGTGGTTCAGGAACTCTTTTAATTGAAGCGGCAATGATTGCCATGGATCTTCCTGCACAGATCTTCAGAAGAAGGTTCGCATTCCAGAACTGGAATAATTATGATGCTGATCTTTTCGCAAAAATTAAGGAAGTCAGGGTAAACAGGGTAAAAGAATTTACCGGAAAGATTATCGGTTATGACATTGATGCCAGAATGCTGAATGCTGCCAGAACAAATATTGAAGCAGCAGAAATGGAAGATGTGATTGAAGTGAAAAAACAAAACTTCTTTGAATCCAAAAAAGAGCTTTTCCCGTTGCTGATGGTTTTCAACCCGCCATATGATGAGAGAATTTCCATCAATGATGATGATTTCTATAAAAAAATAGGAGATACATTTAAAACAAGTTATCCCAATACATTAGCGTGGCTGATCTCTTCTGATCTGGAAGCTGTGAAAAAAATAGGACTTCGTCCTTCAAGAAAAATCAAGCTTTTCAATGGTAAGCTGGAAACAAGATTCCTTCAGTATGAAATGTACGAGGGCACGAAAAAAATACATAAAAAGGAAAGCTAATTTTTTAGATTATAATAACTTCATCTAACGATGTAAAAAATTTACGATATCCTGTATCTGTAAATACAATTTTTGTTAATTTAGTAACCTTAATTATATTTACTCGTATTAGTTAGAGTAAATGTGCATACAATAAAAACATAATGGCAAAAGATTTTAGCTGGAAAAGTCTTTTTATCAATGATAATGATAAAGACGGAGAATCAAAACAAAATACCAATACTTCCGCTGAATTACCAGATGAAGCCAGATTTCCCACTTCTGTAGCCTCTCCAAATATTGGAAGTACAGGTACGGCAAGCAATGTCAATATAACAGGTAATCCTTTTATAAATGAAATTTTGGACGTATATCAGAAAGGATTTGATAGTCTGAATAATGAAGGATTTGATTTTTATGAATTATATAAATCCGTACACGCAGTAGGAATCAATAACCCGCAAAGTTATCAGATGGCTTTTGCTATGGGAAAATCTTTGAGACCTGAGATCAGCAAAGAATTCTTACTTGATAAATCCCAGTATTATATTTCTGAAATTGAAAAAGTATTTCAGAACTATGATGTTATTGGAAACTCAAAACAAAAAGAACTTAGCAATTCCATTGTACAGAAAAAAGAAAATTTAAGCAAGCAGATTGCAGATTTACAGGCACAAATTACCAAGTTGCAAAACGATCTGCAAATCAAAAATATGGAACTGGAAAGAATTGATATTGACAACAAACAGATGTTTTTGGAAATTCAGCAGAAAATAGAAGCAAATAACCTGGCAAAACAAAAAATTTTAGAATCAATAAATACCGTTGTGGCAGGTATTAAACAATATTTATAAAAATGGACACAAGATTTGAACAAGAAAAAACAGCTTTATCAGAATTACCTATACTTAAGCACTTTGACGAATCCAAAGGCGAAATAGCACTTAATAAAGATACTCTGAAAAAAGGAGAGAAAGGACTTTTCTATGCTCTTATGGCAGGATTACTGGGTGTAGGAGGATATTTGGTCTGGACATTTATTATCCCGCCATTATTTACCATGTTGGGACAGGCAATTGCACTTTCGGCGACGGCAGTATTTTTAGTGTTTTTGGTAATGATGTATCCCGTTATTATGAAAGGGTTGAGGTTCCTTACCAGAAATATCCACAGAGCTTTAATACAGAGTAATCCGTTTAATGAACTGGAAGAACAAAAGCAAAAAATGCTTAAAAACCGTGAGATCTTTAAAAGCACAAAAGCAAAATTAAAAGGGCTGAAAAATGAAATGGAAATCGAAGCGTCCAAGTCTGAAAAAGAGGCTAAAGACTTTCAGGAGCAGGTTCTAAGCCTTCAAAGGCAATCCGAAAGGTTGAAATCTGCAATGGATGAAATGGTAAGACAACACGGACAAGGAGCAAAAGATACCGATGAATATGTTGCTTTACAGAGTGAGCTGGCAAAAAAATTAAGCGACTCTCAAAGAGTTTCCAATCAATATGAGCAAAGTAAGAACTTCATCCAGAAATATGGAGTTCGTGCAAATGTTTTAGGAAAAATGGATAGAAAACTAACATTGGCAGGAACGGCAATAGATATCAAAATTGCCGATTTTGATACTACTGTAACAATGCTTAGAAAAGAATATGAGTTTGCTAAAAATGCCAAAGCCGCTACAGAATCTGCAAAAAGTGCAATGATGTTCACAAAAGATTGGGAACTTGAATATGCACTGGAAGTAGTAACATCTACCATTGCGCAGGATATTGCAAGAACTTCGGAAAACCTTATCGATATTGATGCTCTTACCTCACAGTATTCTGTAGACAATGATGAATTGTATACCAAACTGGATACTTTGGCAGATAAAATCAAAACCGGAGACAATGTAATTCCGGACTCAACAAAATATACCAATCCGAATTATAAAATGTCTAAAGATGACAAAATGAATGCAGGAGGTTTCGGTGATATTTTCTAATACAAAAAAAAATAAACTATAAGAAATGGGAAAAATTTTAAAAATTAATAAACTCACTACTTTTTCAGAGTTATTAATTGTTGTTGTTGGAATTGGAGCAATTCTGGGTGCAGTATATGCTTTGTCTCCAGGTCTTAAAACAGCTGTTTCCAAGCAGTTAACAGGAATAGAGCTTAATAAAACTGACGTAAACAACGTAACAAATGCAGAAAAGATAGAACTTCCCTCAAAAGAACTCTCTTCTGCAGTTTCAGGAAAACCATTGGTAAGAATTGCGGGATATGCATGGAACGGACAATCCGGGATGATCGTTGCGAACGGAGGACCAAAAACTACCAAAGGTTCTTTAATGGAGAAAAACGGAGTAAACCTTGAGATCATTCGTCAGGACTGGTTATCAGAACTTAGAAATATGCAGATGAAATTTATCGAAGATTTTGATAAAGGTGAAGCCTTTCCTTCTTCTGATAAAAGTGCATTTGCTGTAATGATCATGGGAGACGGAGCTCCTTTCTACATCAGCTCGGTTCAGAAAGCATTAGACGAAAAATATGGTAAAGATAAATACCATTTACAGGTAATGGGAGCTGTTGGAATGAGCTACGGTGAAGATAAATTAATTGGACCTCCAAGCTGGAAATCTGATCCTAAATCTATGAAAGGTTCTGTAATTTCAGCAGTTTTAGGAGACGGAGACTGGGTAACAACGGTAAATTACTGTTTTGCGAACGGTCTAAAAGTAAACCCTGATCCAACCACATATGATGCAGAAGCAGTAAATATCTATCCGTCTGAAAATGATGATTATATGAAATCTGCCGAAGAATTGATCAAATCTCAGACTACAGGATGGACAGTAGGTTTAAAAGAAGTTTCCAATGGAAAACTTACAGGGAAAACAGTAAACAGAAAAATTGACGGTTGTGCAACTTGGACACCGGGAGATAAACTTGTATTTGATAAACTTTCAGGATTTGTTGATATTGTTTCTACAAAAGAATTCAATAACCAGATGCCTACTGCATTCATTGGTGTAAAAGAATGGGCTGTGAAAAACCCGGAAATAGTTTCCAATATTTTGAAATCAGCACTTACAGCTTCCAACCAGATGAAAAACTATGAAGACTGGAAAGTAAGAGCTTCAGAAGCTGTTGCAGATACTTATAAAATCGAAACTCCACAATACTGGTACAAAATGTTCAAAGGAGAACAAGGTACCAAAAATGGACTTACCTATAATATGGGAGGATCTAAAGTCTTCAATTATGCAGATGCAATGCAGTATTTTGGAATGACGGACGGAGTAAACAGATATAAATCAGTTTATAATCAGGTTTCCGGTTATTTAACAGAGCTTAATCCATTTGGATTTAATGAGAATGTAGGAAAAGTAGTACCATACGAAGATGCAGTAAACTTATTCTTCCTTAAGAATATTAATGATATTGAATCTACATCTGCAGATCAGGCGGATTACAGCAAGCAATCTACAGAAGTTATGGCTTCCGGAGAATGGAAGATCAACTTTAATTCCGGTAGTGCTTCTATACAGAATAGCTCAGAAAAAGACCTTGAAAAAATCTATAATCTTCTTATTCAGGCAGAAAACTCTAAACTTACTATTGTAGGTCATACGGATAACAGCGGAAATAGTAATAATAACCTTACTTTATCTAAAAGCAGAGCAGAATCTGTAGTAGATTATCTGAAGAAAAAAGGAATTCCGGAATCCCGTTTCCAGTTAATTGACGGAAAAGGCTCAAACGAACCTGTCTCTGATAATAATTCTGAAGCAGGTAAGGCACAAAACAGAAGAGTTGTAATAACATTCTTAAAATAAATAAATTAAAATATAGCTGCCTGAAAAGGCAGCTTTTTTAGTATGATAAAATTAATAACACCTTTCGAAAATGTCTCAAAAACTACCAGAACCATTATTTTGGTGGGTTGGATAGTATTGTTACTTATATTGTGGTTTGTGATCACTTCCGGTGAAAAACATTTGTTTCCTTCGCCCGATCAGGTTTTAAAAGGTTTTGAAGAACTCTATAAAGAAGGACTGGTTGTACATATTTTCAACTCCCTGAAATTATGTTTCATATCCATTTTACTGGCAGTTATTTTATCCATGCTGTTTGCTTACAGTTTTCCTTTGCCTTTGCTGAAACCGATTTCAGAATTTATTACCAAACTCAGATTTTTACCTTTTACAGGACTTTCGTTTTACATTACCATGGTAGTACATGACGCAAGAAATATGCAGATATGGATCATGGTTATATTTTTAACAACTTTCCTTACCACTTCGCTTATTTCGGTGATCAATGCTATTCCACAGGAAGAATTTGATCATGCAAAAAGTTTGAAATGCTCCAGATTTGAAGTGCTTTGGCAGGTTATTGTGTTGGGAAGAATAGACTATGTAATAGATGTTATCCGTCAGAACCTTGCTATTACATGGATGATGCTTGTAACAGTAGAATCCATTGTTGTGGCTTCCGGAGGATTGGGCTTCCTTATTAAAAATTCAGATAAATTTATGAATCATGGAAGAATTATCGCTTTGCAGATCATTATACTGCTTATAGGATTGTTTTTAGATTGGTTCATTAATTACTTAAGGAAAGCTATTTTCAGATACTCAAAAATATAAACTATGACTTATCATTTCGAAGAAACATTATTATATATAGATAATTTAAGTGTCGCTTATGATGAAAATATCATTATAAAAGATATAAGTTTAATAGAAAAAAATGTAGTAAGAGCCGGAATAGAAAATACCGGCCAGCTTGTAGCAGTAGTTGGAAGATCAGGAAGAGGGAAATCAACCTTTTTTAAAGCTCTTACAGGTCTTGTAAGTCCTAAAACAGGAAAAATTTTGATCAGGGATTTCGAAAAAGAAGATATCAATGCAGCCAGAAGTGTGGAAGAAGGAGACATCGGTTTTGTTGATCAGAAATATACCCTTTTCAGACACAAAACGGTAAAGCAGACTTTTGAATATGCTCTAAGAAAAACAAGTCTCTCCAAAGAAGAAAAAAACAAAAAAATTGAAGAGTATGCTTCAAAATGGGGTCTGGAAAAATGTCTTGATAAATACCCCAATGAACTTTCAGGAGGACAAAGACAAAGAACAGCCATTATAGAACAGCTTTTTTCGTCAGATAAATATATTGTTCTGGATGAACCTTTTTCTGGGCTGGATGTAGGAAATATTGAAGAAGTAAAAAAGACATTCGGGATGCTTTGTGATGAATCTGAGCATAATACCATTATGTTTTCCACC includes the following:
- a CDS encoding class I SAM-dependent RNA methyltransferase — protein: MNTENLKIQIKTFFGLEQILFEEIKKLGGKNVEVKNRAVNCEGDLGFLYKINYSARTALKILIPVYEFKAFNQHQFYSKLSAFAWEEYMDVDQSFAIDSTVNSETFKHSQFVTLKMKDAIVDYFQDKFKRRPNVETKSPDIKFHLHIDRELITISLDSSGDPLFKRGYRKEQGEAPINEVLASGMLQLAGWDGKGNFLDPMCGSGTLLIEAAMIAMDLPAQIFRRRFAFQNWNNYDADLFAKIKEVRVNRVKEFTGKIIGYDIDARMLNAARTNIEAAEMEDVIEVKKQNFFESKKELFPLLMVFNPPYDERISINDDDFYKKIGDTFKTSYPNTLAWLISSDLEAVKKIGLRPSRKIKLFNGKLETRFLQYEMYEGTKKIHKKES
- a CDS encoding OmpA family protein — translated: MGKILKINKLTTFSELLIVVVGIGAILGAVYALSPGLKTAVSKQLTGIELNKTDVNNVTNAEKIELPSKELSSAVSGKPLVRIAGYAWNGQSGMIVANGGPKTTKGSLMEKNGVNLEIIRQDWLSELRNMQMKFIEDFDKGEAFPSSDKSAFAVMIMGDGAPFYISSVQKALDEKYGKDKYHLQVMGAVGMSYGEDKLIGPPSWKSDPKSMKGSVISAVLGDGDWVTTVNYCFANGLKVNPDPTTYDAEAVNIYPSENDDYMKSAEELIKSQTTGWTVGLKEVSNGKLTGKTVNRKIDGCATWTPGDKLVFDKLSGFVDIVSTKEFNNQMPTAFIGVKEWAVKNPEIVSNILKSALTASNQMKNYEDWKVRASEAVADTYKIETPQYWYKMFKGEQGTKNGLTYNMGGSKVFNYADAMQYFGMTDGVNRYKSVYNQVSGYLTELNPFGFNENVGKVVPYEDAVNLFFLKNINDIESTSADQADYSKQSTEVMASGEWKINFNSGSASIQNSSEKDLEKIYNLLIQAENSKLTIVGHTDNSGNSNNNLTLSKSRAESVVDYLKKKGIPESRFQLIDGKGSNEPVSDNNSEAGKAQNRRVVITFLK
- a CDS encoding ABC transporter permease, with protein sequence MIKLITPFENVSKTTRTIILVGWIVLLLILWFVITSGEKHLFPSPDQVLKGFEELYKEGLVVHIFNSLKLCFISILLAVILSMLFAYSFPLPLLKPISEFITKLRFLPFTGLSFYITMVVHDARNMQIWIMVIFLTTFLTTSLISVINAIPQEEFDHAKSLKCSRFEVLWQVIVLGRIDYVIDVIRQNLAITWMMLVTVESIVVASGGLGFLIKNSDKFMNHGRIIALQIIILLIGLFLDWFINYLRKAIFRYSKI
- a CDS encoding ATP-binding cassette domain-containing protein yields the protein MTYHFEETLLYIDNLSVAYDENIIIKDISLIEKNVVRAGIENTGQLVAVVGRSGRGKSTFFKALTGLVSPKTGKILIRDFEKEDINAARSVEEGDIGFVDQKYTLFRHKTVKQTFEYALRKTSLSKEEKNKKIEEYASKWGLEKCLDKYPNELSGGQRQRTAIIEQLFSSDKYIVLDEPFSGLDVGNIEEVKKTFGMLCDESEHNTIMFSTHDIKLAIELAQSIYVIGYPTIDGNKKDYGTIVARYDLREMGLAWKEYGDEHRDLFKEIVQQMMNS